The Triplophysa rosa linkage group LG15, Trosa_1v2, whole genome shotgun sequence genome has a segment encoding these proteins:
- the rps6kc1 gene encoding ribosomal protein S6 kinase delta-1 isoform X2, translating into MISARDTGELARFYTVTDPTTHRKGYTVYKVTARIISRKNPDDVQEITVWKRYSDFKKLHRDLWQIHKNYSGQSELFPPFAKAKVFGRFDDSVIEERRQCSEDLLQFSANIPALYGSQYIQDFFKGGEVQDCSELIGPAEPFFDYLADSLSVGSAEGVSSGSQLSCRAVDADSVEAAVDADSLTAVDDGTPSSSVSPDHPAARSSPFAVPQPVTSPNGVGVESGRTGGALTFAPSLRNCTGRTDYLKEASEQIAVAVEKEVEQEFAAAFSYYHKGVDLLLQGVQGEASPSRREAVKRKTAEYLMRAELISTLLRDSMGQSSTQSRGLGPQCCGVSWSEQTHTDELKHYRVLGIIDKVLLVMDRRTQETFILKGLRKSNECGRVKKTVIPRSVPNMVGLEKCIISEDSIFLLLHYAEGGKLWSHICKYLHNNSPDKSFDIPFIQKPYTTVVCSAPSPVPTASSDADSRRGEDAEPRMSDLSLGECPPVARQPDSDGTSEEECTNSYLTLCNEYEQEKVEPDAAEEAEEVAAVTPELNRTCSMMSTGSLCSPISEQELRFFTEEEQSTGSVDRRTRSPDCLNQSAPMDLFCVDSKDSEDVCKPIHSEPDIEVSEEPAEENALDFWRPDGVQGSSELVPVISFKEAIQEDSCVVDEAQPPDLLVNLPATGGGVTHASEEGILTADGAFAIGSKPSPTFGRPDVLQRGEDAESDLSATFGPSEKPFTESDMRTLSSLKASDGPAAAALRLHEDDGSGAEEISGEEDKKVYRLFRELDELAEVALNTRIPEALVRSWAADMVVALDALHQEGIICRDLNPGNILLNHKGHVELTYFCSWNDVEESCDPDAVSKLYCAPVGGIGEETAACDWWSLGALLFELIVGKSLYHCHPAGISRHSILNIPEFVSDEARCLLEQLLQYNPLERLGSGVAGVEDIKSHPFFSHINLPS; encoded by the exons ATGATCTCCGCGCGGGACACGGGCGAGCTCGCGCGATTCTACACGGTTACCGACCCCACGACACATCGGAAGGGCTACACGGTGTATAAAGTCACGGCCCGG ATCATCTCACGGAAGAACCCGGACGACGTCCAGGAG ATCACAGTGTGGAAAAGGTACAGCGATTTCAAGAAGCTTCATAGAGACCTTTGGCAGATACACAAAAACTACTCGGGGCAGTCAGAGCTCTTCCCCCCATTCGCCAAAGCTAAGGTTTTCG gtcgTTTTGATGATTCTGTGATTGAAGAGAGAAGACAGTGTTCTGAGGATCTGCTGCAGTTCAGCGCTAATATTCCTGCACTGTATGGCAGTCAATACATACAGGATTTCTTTAAG ggtgGTGAAGTGCAGGACTGCTCTGAGCTCATTGGTCCGGCTGAGCCCTTCTTTGATTACTTGGCTGACAGTCTCTCAGTCGGCAGCGCTGAAG GTGTTAGCAGTGGCAGTCAGCTGAGTTGCCGTGCGGTTGATGCAGACTCTGTGGAGGCAGCGGTTGATGCGGACTCTTTGACTGCTGTAGATGATGGAACGCCATCGAGCAGCGTTTCTCCAGACCACCCGGCAGCACGCAGCAGCCCGTTTGCCGTCCCGCAGCCAGTGACGTCTCCAAACGGAGTGGGAGTGGAGTCCGGTCGTACCGGTGGGGCTCTGACCTTTGCCCCCAGTCTCAGGAACTGTACGGGGAGGACAGATTACCTGAAGGAAGCCAGCGAGCAGATTGCTGTGGCTGTAGAGAAAGAGGTGGAGCAGGAGTTTGCTGCGGCGTTTTCATACTATCATAAAGGTGTTGATCTCCTGCTGCAGGGTGTGCAAG GGGAAGCGAGTCCCAGCAGACGGGAGGCTGTGAAAAGAAAGACGGCAGAATATCTGATGCGTGCGGAGCTCATTTCTACGCTCTTGAGAGACAGCATGGGTCAGAGCTCCACGCAGAGCAGG GGTTTGGGGCCGCAGTGTTGTGGTGTCTCATGGTCTGAACAGACTCACACAGATGAGCTGAAACACTACAGAGTGCTGGGTATCATTGATAAG GTGCTATTGGTGATGGATAGGAGAACACaggagacttttattttgaaa GGTTTGAGGAAAAGCAACGAGTGTGGACGTGTTAAAAAAACGGTCATTCCCCGTTCTGTGCCCAACATGGTCGGACTGGAGAAATGTATCATCTCGGAGGACTCTATATTTCTGTTACTGCACTACGCTGAAG GTGGCAAACTCTGGTCTCACATCTGCAAGTATCTGCACAACAACAGCCCTGACAAAAGCTTCGACATCCCATTCATCCAGAAACCTTACACCACAGTGGTCTGTTCGGCTCCGAGTCCCGTGCCCACGGCCTCCAGTGATGCAGATTCCCGGCGAGGGGAGGACGCCGAGCCCCGGATGAGCGATCTGAGCCTCGGGGAGTGTCCTCCAGTGGCCCGGCAGCCGGACTCGGACGGCACGTCTGAAGAGGAGTGCACTAACAGCTACCTGACGCTCTGCAACGAGTACGAGCAAGAGAAGGTCGAGCCGGACGCCGCCGAGGAGGCGGAGGAGGTTGCCGCGGTGACGCCGGAACTGAATCGCACGTGTTCGATGATGAGCACGGGTAGCTTGTGTTCGCCGATTTCGGAGCAGGAGTTGCGTTTCTTTACTGAGGAGGAGCAGTCGACGGGATCAGTGGATCGGCGCACGCGGTCGCCCGACTGTCTGAACCAATCGGCACCCATGGACCTCTTCTGCGTCGACAGTAAGGATAGCGAAGACGTGTGCAAGCCGATACATTCAGAACCTGATATCGAGGTGTCGGAAGAGCCAGCAGAGGAG AACGCTTTGGATTTCTGGAGGCCTGATGGCGTTCAGGGCTCGAGCGAGTTGGTGCCAGTGATTTCTTTTAAAGAGGCCATACAGGAGGACAGCTGCGTCGTCGATGAGGCGCAGCCGCCGGATCTGTTGGTCAACCTCCCGGCGACCGGAGGCGGAGTGACGCACGCGTCCGAGGAGGGGATTTTAACTGCAGACGGCGCGTTCGCCATAGGGTCCAAGCCCTCCCCCACGTTCGGCAGGCCGGACGTTCTTCAGCGGGGAGAGGACGCCGAGTCGGACCTGTCCGCCACCTTTGGACCTTCGGAGAAACCGTTTACAGAATCAGATATGCGTACTCTGTCATCCCTAAAGGCCTCAGACGGGCCGGCTGCAGCTGCTCTCAGACTTCACGAGGACGATGGATCGGGAGCCGAGGAGATTTCAGGGGAGGAGGATAAGAAAGTGTACAGGTTGTTTCGAGAGCTGGACGAGTTGGCCGAGGTGGCGTTAAACACGCGGATCCCCGAAGCTCTGGTGAGGAGCTGGGCAGCTGATATGGTCGTGGCTCTGGATGCTCTGCACCAGGAGGGAATCATATGCCGAGACTTGAACCCCGGCAACATACTGCTGAATCATAAAG gtcATGTGGAGTTAACTTATTTCTGTAGCTGGAATGATGTCGAGGAGTCATGTGACCCTGACGCTGTCTCAAAGCTGTACTGTGCACCAG TGGGCGGGATTGGTGAAGAGACGGCTGCGTGTGATTGGTGGAGTTTGGGAGCGCTTTTATTCGAGCTGATAGTTGGAAAG TCCCTATATCACTGTCATCCTGCTGGTATCAGCAGACACTCAATCCTAAACATCCCAGAGTTTGTGTCGGATGAGGCTCGCTGTCTGCTGGAACAG tTATTGCAGTATAATCCATTGGAGCGGCTGGGCTCTGGAGTAGCCGGTGTGGAGGATATAAAGTCTCATCCGTTTTTCTCACATATCAACTTGCCCAGTTAA
- the rps6kc1 gene encoding ribosomal protein S6 kinase delta-1 isoform X1: MISARDTGELARFYTVTDPTTHRKGYTVYKVTARIISRKNPDDVQEITVWKRYSDFKKLHRDLWQIHKNYSGQSELFPPFAKAKVFGRFDDSVIEERRQCSEDLLQFSANIPALYGSQYIQDFFKGGEVQDCSELIGPAEPFFDYLADSLSVGSAEGVSSGSQLSCRAVDADSVEAAVDADSLTAVDDGTPSSSVSPDHPAARSSPFAVPQPVTSPNGVGVESGRTGGALTFAPSLRNCTGRTDYLKEASEQIAVAVEKEVEQEFAAAFSYYHKGVDLLLQGVQGEASPSRREAVKRKTAEYLMRAELISTLLRDSMGQSSTQSRGLGPQCCGVSWSEQTHTDELKHYRVLGIIDKVLLVMDRRTQETFILKGLRKSNECGRVKKTVIPRSVPNMVGLEKCIISEDSIFLLLHYAEGGKLWSHICKYLHNNSPDKSFDIPFIQKPYTTVVCSAPSPVPTASSDADSRRGEDAEPRMSDLSLGECPPVARQPDSDGTSEEECTNSYLTLCNEYEQEKVEPDAAEEAEEVAAVTPELNRTCSMMSTGSLCSPISEQELRFFTEEEQSTGSVDRRTRSPDCLNQSAPMDLFCVDSKDSEDVCKPIHSEPDIEVSEEPAEENALDFWRPDGVQGSSELVPVISFKEAIQEDSCVVDEAQPPDLLVNLPATGGGVTHASEEGILTADGAFAIGSKPSPTFGRPDVLQRGEDAESDLSATFGPSEKPFTESDMRTLSSLKASDGPAAAALRLHEDDGSGAEEISGEEDKKVYRLFRELDELAEVALNTRIPEALVRSWAADMVVALDALHQEGIICRDLNPGNILLNHKGHVELTYFCSWNDVEESCDPDAVSKLYCAPEVGGIGEETAACDWWSLGALLFELIVGKSLYHCHPAGISRHSILNIPEFVSDEARCLLEQLLQYNPLERLGSGVAGVEDIKSHPFFSHINLPS; this comes from the exons ATGATCTCCGCGCGGGACACGGGCGAGCTCGCGCGATTCTACACGGTTACCGACCCCACGACACATCGGAAGGGCTACACGGTGTATAAAGTCACGGCCCGG ATCATCTCACGGAAGAACCCGGACGACGTCCAGGAG ATCACAGTGTGGAAAAGGTACAGCGATTTCAAGAAGCTTCATAGAGACCTTTGGCAGATACACAAAAACTACTCGGGGCAGTCAGAGCTCTTCCCCCCATTCGCCAAAGCTAAGGTTTTCG gtcgTTTTGATGATTCTGTGATTGAAGAGAGAAGACAGTGTTCTGAGGATCTGCTGCAGTTCAGCGCTAATATTCCTGCACTGTATGGCAGTCAATACATACAGGATTTCTTTAAG ggtgGTGAAGTGCAGGACTGCTCTGAGCTCATTGGTCCGGCTGAGCCCTTCTTTGATTACTTGGCTGACAGTCTCTCAGTCGGCAGCGCTGAAG GTGTTAGCAGTGGCAGTCAGCTGAGTTGCCGTGCGGTTGATGCAGACTCTGTGGAGGCAGCGGTTGATGCGGACTCTTTGACTGCTGTAGATGATGGAACGCCATCGAGCAGCGTTTCTCCAGACCACCCGGCAGCACGCAGCAGCCCGTTTGCCGTCCCGCAGCCAGTGACGTCTCCAAACGGAGTGGGAGTGGAGTCCGGTCGTACCGGTGGGGCTCTGACCTTTGCCCCCAGTCTCAGGAACTGTACGGGGAGGACAGATTACCTGAAGGAAGCCAGCGAGCAGATTGCTGTGGCTGTAGAGAAAGAGGTGGAGCAGGAGTTTGCTGCGGCGTTTTCATACTATCATAAAGGTGTTGATCTCCTGCTGCAGGGTGTGCAAG GGGAAGCGAGTCCCAGCAGACGGGAGGCTGTGAAAAGAAAGACGGCAGAATATCTGATGCGTGCGGAGCTCATTTCTACGCTCTTGAGAGACAGCATGGGTCAGAGCTCCACGCAGAGCAGG GGTTTGGGGCCGCAGTGTTGTGGTGTCTCATGGTCTGAACAGACTCACACAGATGAGCTGAAACACTACAGAGTGCTGGGTATCATTGATAAG GTGCTATTGGTGATGGATAGGAGAACACaggagacttttattttgaaa GGTTTGAGGAAAAGCAACGAGTGTGGACGTGTTAAAAAAACGGTCATTCCCCGTTCTGTGCCCAACATGGTCGGACTGGAGAAATGTATCATCTCGGAGGACTCTATATTTCTGTTACTGCACTACGCTGAAG GTGGCAAACTCTGGTCTCACATCTGCAAGTATCTGCACAACAACAGCCCTGACAAAAGCTTCGACATCCCATTCATCCAGAAACCTTACACCACAGTGGTCTGTTCGGCTCCGAGTCCCGTGCCCACGGCCTCCAGTGATGCAGATTCCCGGCGAGGGGAGGACGCCGAGCCCCGGATGAGCGATCTGAGCCTCGGGGAGTGTCCTCCAGTGGCCCGGCAGCCGGACTCGGACGGCACGTCTGAAGAGGAGTGCACTAACAGCTACCTGACGCTCTGCAACGAGTACGAGCAAGAGAAGGTCGAGCCGGACGCCGCCGAGGAGGCGGAGGAGGTTGCCGCGGTGACGCCGGAACTGAATCGCACGTGTTCGATGATGAGCACGGGTAGCTTGTGTTCGCCGATTTCGGAGCAGGAGTTGCGTTTCTTTACTGAGGAGGAGCAGTCGACGGGATCAGTGGATCGGCGCACGCGGTCGCCCGACTGTCTGAACCAATCGGCACCCATGGACCTCTTCTGCGTCGACAGTAAGGATAGCGAAGACGTGTGCAAGCCGATACATTCAGAACCTGATATCGAGGTGTCGGAAGAGCCAGCAGAGGAG AACGCTTTGGATTTCTGGAGGCCTGATGGCGTTCAGGGCTCGAGCGAGTTGGTGCCAGTGATTTCTTTTAAAGAGGCCATACAGGAGGACAGCTGCGTCGTCGATGAGGCGCAGCCGCCGGATCTGTTGGTCAACCTCCCGGCGACCGGAGGCGGAGTGACGCACGCGTCCGAGGAGGGGATTTTAACTGCAGACGGCGCGTTCGCCATAGGGTCCAAGCCCTCCCCCACGTTCGGCAGGCCGGACGTTCTTCAGCGGGGAGAGGACGCCGAGTCGGACCTGTCCGCCACCTTTGGACCTTCGGAGAAACCGTTTACAGAATCAGATATGCGTACTCTGTCATCCCTAAAGGCCTCAGACGGGCCGGCTGCAGCTGCTCTCAGACTTCACGAGGACGATGGATCGGGAGCCGAGGAGATTTCAGGGGAGGAGGATAAGAAAGTGTACAGGTTGTTTCGAGAGCTGGACGAGTTGGCCGAGGTGGCGTTAAACACGCGGATCCCCGAAGCTCTGGTGAGGAGCTGGGCAGCTGATATGGTCGTGGCTCTGGATGCTCTGCACCAGGAGGGAATCATATGCCGAGACTTGAACCCCGGCAACATACTGCTGAATCATAAAG gtcATGTGGAGTTAACTTATTTCTGTAGCTGGAATGATGTCGAGGAGTCATGTGACCCTGACGCTGTCTCAAAGCTGTACTGTGCACCAG AAGTGGGCGGGATTGGTGAAGAGACGGCTGCGTGTGATTGGTGGAGTTTGGGAGCGCTTTTATTCGAGCTGATAGTTGGAAAG TCCCTATATCACTGTCATCCTGCTGGTATCAGCAGACACTCAATCCTAAACATCCCAGAGTTTGTGTCGGATGAGGCTCGCTGTCTGCTGGAACAG tTATTGCAGTATAATCCATTGGAGCGGCTGGGCTCTGGAGTAGCCGGTGTGGAGGATATAAAGTCTCATCCGTTTTTCTCACATATCAACTTGCCCAGTTAA